In Providencia sneebia DSM 19967, one DNA window encodes the following:
- a CDS encoding transaldolase family protein has product MELYIDSADCTAIAELAKMIPINGVTTNPSIMAKAGVDPIEVLTDLRKILGEHALLFAQVLATNTSDIIKEAQYLHNLDANMIVKIPANLAGIAAINELKKQEIRTLATAVYSTSQAIMAAFAGAEYIAPYFNRMDNNGIDAKKVITEIQQFIQLQKIDCKILAASFKNTHQVVDCLLAGATAVTLPVDVLHNMVNSALADNAINDFCRDWQQAYKRISFI; this is encoded by the coding sequence ATGGAACTGTATATTGATAGTGCAGATTGCACGGCTATTGCTGAATTAGCAAAAATGATACCAATCAATGGGGTAACGACAAATCCATCCATCATGGCAAAGGCGGGAGTTGATCCTATTGAGGTGCTTACTGATCTGCGAAAAATCCTTGGTGAACACGCACTATTATTTGCCCAAGTGTTAGCCACCAATACCTCGGATATTATTAAAGAAGCTCAATATCTACATAATTTAGACGCCAATATGATCGTAAAGATCCCTGCTAATTTAGCGGGCATAGCCGCAATTAATGAATTGAAAAAACAAGAAATTCGAACACTAGCGACAGCCGTTTATTCAACTTCTCAAGCCATCATGGCCGCTTTTGCTGGGGCAGAATATATTGCGCCATATTTTAATCGCATGGACAATAATGGTATTGATGCCAAAAAAGTCATCACTGAAATCCAACAATTTATTCAGCTACAAAAAATTGACTGCAAAATACTGGCAGCAAGCTTTAAGAATACCCATCAAGTTGTTGATTGTTTATTAGCAGGTGCAACCGCCGTCACTTTACCAGTTGATGTGCTGCATAATATGGTTAATTCAGCTCTCGCTGACAACGCGATAAATGATTTTTGCCGTGATTGGCAGCAAGCTTATAAACGAATAAGTTTCATTTAA
- a CDS encoding DUF6531 domain-containing protein — protein MVETVCRNNKAKYHKKTSKPSQDAGGTVKPRETVENKPSETASSQVKKESSETKTSKQGENNSTLNKNTCGDPVDIVKGDLIQAWPVIRIPGLLPIELTRTYYSTQSPTGIFGEKWADNWSMFLKLHGDTIDFQDPEGNLYSFDTPKDDIRSRNLRAPHYLLLGHKQTALQIQDTRRQCVYHFDISTSLHCRLLKITNLQGVALNFYYNENQQLSHILRDDGFLIRLYYQYNQLIQIDYEYAGATQRLVTCQYDIYGYLSECDAFQQNHLWHTYTAEGWMTSWRDTDQTALHIAYDKQGRVIQTHSDSGYWCDRFFYDDTLLLNTYVDGTGGHFRYYYNEDQLVIRTLDPLGRETRTQWCDFKKISETNDIGETTYYTYHPDGLIAQIYLPDKRHIGYEYNDAGQLTRYISPLGDEWRLEYDIDHNLSTITTPQGQVQTYEYSQHGELLKAISPNGAQWQYEYNAAHQLIKSTNPYQNSTEFQFDELGRLQTYTDALKHTTHYRYSEHHDGVNGSLSDVLLPDGVHQHIEYDSERRVTAVTDGEGRTTRYRYGAFDLLMEMVRPDGTVIHFEYDPLTRLKSVINALGETYTFERDLAGQVIRETDFTGRVLEYRYDRLGRRIATCYPDNHELRWRYNASGLVIEQSEWRVEENGAQCLSITTYDYDARFQLIKATNPDSVVEFDYDEQGHLICERINGRKIQHQWDENTQTLAQTRFGERELNYAFGLLGELTQLQINQHRPLHFSYNALGQESLRHSETGFANSSHYTASGLLAHQRAGRGSEQFLHSLQDNPHVPPVCSDVHRSFYYDRAHNVVGIEDARWQRTQYHYNANDQITETQYSSQYRSHYERFQYDANLNLIEHGVVPEGAQTAMLQLAQKQQAGRVVRRGLARGYQDYHYDCNGRLEKKVVHEHGYRPKTWHYLWNTLNQLTACFTXNGDCWQYTYDAFGRRLSKTKTVDSQKINESPVFPLSHFNIRPFDPETGASSRNGKIPGTSEHYEY, from the coding sequence ATGGTTGAAACAGTCTGCCGGAATAATAAAGCAAAATATCACAAAAAAACCTCTAAACCAAGTCAAGACGCGGGCGGAACAGTTAAACCGCGAGAGACCGTAGAAAACAAGCCTTCAGAGACGGCATCAAGTCAGGTAAAAAAAGAATCATCAGAGACTAAAACATCAAAACAAGGTGAAAATAATTCCACCTTAAATAAAAATACGTGTGGTGACCCCGTTGATATTGTAAAGGGTGACCTTATTCAAGCCTGGCCTGTTATTCGTATTCCGGGATTATTGCCCATTGAATTAACGCGAACTTATTACTCAACTCAATCTCCTACAGGGATTTTTGGCGAAAAATGGGCGGATAATTGGTCCATGTTCTTGAAATTACATGGTGATACCATTGACTTTCAAGATCCAGAAGGGAATTTATATTCTTTTGATACCCCGAAAGATGATATCCGTTCAAGAAATTTACGTGCTCCCCATTATTTATTACTCGGCCATAAACAAACCGCGCTTCAAATACAGGATACTCGTCGTCAATGTGTATACCACTTTGATATATCCACTTCATTACATTGCCGTTTACTCAAAATCACTAACCTACAAGGTGTGGCTTTAAATTTTTATTACAATGAAAATCAACAACTCAGCCATATTTTGCGGGATGACGGCTTTTTAATCAGATTATATTATCAATATAACCAGCTGATCCAGATTGACTATGAATACGCAGGCGCCACTCAGCGATTAGTCACTTGCCAATATGATATTTATGGCTATTTGAGCGAATGTGATGCTTTTCAACAAAACCACCTCTGGCATACCTATACTGCTGAAGGTTGGATGACTTCATGGCGAGATACTGATCAAACCGCACTCCACATTGCCTATGATAAGCAAGGGCGTGTTATACAAACTCACTCAGACAGTGGCTATTGGTGCGATCGTTTCTTCTATGATGATACCTTATTACTTAATACTTATGTCGATGGTACTGGTGGGCATTTTCGTTATTATTATAATGAAGACCAACTCGTTATACGTACACTTGATCCATTGGGTCGAGAAACGCGTACACAGTGGTGTGACTTTAAAAAAATAAGTGAAACCAATGATATAGGTGAAACTACCTATTATACCTATCACCCTGATGGATTAATTGCACAAATTTATCTTCCGGATAAACGTCATATTGGTTATGAATACAATGATGCGGGGCAGCTTACACGATATATTTCCCCATTAGGGGATGAATGGCGCCTTGAATATGATATTGACCATAATCTCTCCACTATCACCACCCCACAAGGTCAAGTCCAGACTTACGAATATAGCCAACACGGAGAGCTACTGAAAGCTATTTCTCCAAATGGGGCGCAGTGGCAATATGAATATAATGCGGCGCATCAATTAATTAAAAGCACCAATCCATACCAAAATAGTACCGAATTTCAATTTGATGAACTGGGGCGTTTGCAAACATACACTGATGCACTGAAACATACGACGCATTATCGCTACAGTGAACACCATGATGGCGTCAACGGCAGCTTAAGTGATGTATTATTACCTGATGGTGTACATCAACATATTGAATATGATAGCGAACGCCGAGTGACAGCAGTCACTGATGGTGAAGGCCGCACAACACGTTATCGTTATGGCGCTTTTGATTTATTAATGGAAATGGTTCGTCCTGATGGGACGGTTATCCATTTTGAGTATGATCCACTCACTCGATTAAAATCAGTCATTAATGCGTTAGGTGAAACTTACACCTTTGAGCGAGATCTCGCGGGGCAAGTTATTCGGGAAACCGATTTTACAGGGCGCGTTCTAGAGTACCGCTATGACCGATTAGGGCGTCGTATCGCCACATGTTATCCCGATAATCATGAACTACGTTGGCGCTATAATGCTTCGGGATTGGTGATAGAACAAAGTGAATGGCGTGTTGAGGAAAATGGTGCTCAATGTTTGTCGATAACAACTTATGATTATGATGCACGTTTCCAGTTAATCAAAGCAACCAATCCCGATTCAGTTGTGGAGTTTGATTATGATGAGCAAGGGCATCTGATTTGCGAGCGGATTAATGGGCGCAAAATTCAGCATCAGTGGGATGAAAATACGCAAACATTGGCTCAAACACGTTTTGGCGAGCGAGAACTGAACTACGCCTTTGGGCTATTGGGTGAACTGACGCAACTTCAAATCAACCAACATCGACCGTTGCATTTTAGCTACAATGCGCTCGGTCAAGAGTCTCTACGCCATAGTGAAACTGGATTTGCTAACTCCAGCCACTATACTGCCTCAGGGCTATTAGCCCACCAACGAGCCGGACGCGGCTCTGAACAGTTCTTGCACTCATTGCAAGATAATCCACACGTTCCACCAGTTTGTAGCGATGTTCATCGCTCTTTCTATTATGACCGTGCGCATAATGTGGTAGGAATAGAAGACGCTCGTTGGCAGCGCACACAATATCATTACAATGCGAATGATCAGATTACGGAAACGCAATACAGTAGCCAATATCGTAGCCATTATGAACGTTTTCAATATGATGCCAACTTAAACCTGATCGAACATGGTGTTGTGCCGGAAGGTGCACAAACCGCAATGCTGCAACTTGCACAAAAGCAACAGGCTGGGCGAGTGGTGCGCCGAGGGCTAGCGCGGGGTTATCAAGATTATCATTATGATTGCAATGGTCGATTAGAAAAGAAAGTCGTTCATGAGCACGGCTATCGCCCAAAAACGTGGCATTATCTGTGGAATACCTTAAATCAATTAACGGCCTGTTTCACGYCTAACGGGGATTGTTGGCAATATACTTATGATGCTTTTGGTCGGCGGCTGAGTAAAACCAAAACTGTGGATAGCCAGAAAATTAATGAATCTCCGGTTTTTCCGCTATCACATTTTAATATAAGGCCATTTGATCCAGAAACGGGAGCCAGTTCAAGGAATGGGAAAATTCCGGGAACCTCTGAACATTATGAATATTAA
- a CDS encoding DUF4150 domain-containing protein, which produces MADNYLARQQGDWLVISLTPDVCKTPMGSSTPPIPYPVIAKLESAVSVVPSVKANGHPVVVFDQSYIPTTLGDEAGVANGVKSGTVSGKCYPIEHSKSVRIGKKPILRHGDKFWMNGK; this is translated from the coding sequence ATGGCTGATAATTATTTAGCTCGCCAGCAAGGTGATTGGTTGGTGATTAGCTTAACGCCCGATGTTTGTAAAACACCAATGGGATCATCAACCCCGCCAATTCCTTATCCTGTTATTGCCAAATTAGAATCGGCGGTTTCTGTTGTGCCATCAGTTAAAGCTAACGGCCACCCTGTTGTGGTGTTTGACCAAAGTTATATCCCAACGACTTTAGGTGATGAAGCGGGGGTCGCAAACGGGGTGAAAAGTGGCACGGTTAGTGGGAAATGTTATCCCATTGAGCATTCAAAAAGTGTTCGAATAGGGAAAAAGCCAATACTTCGTCATGGTGATAAATTTTGGATGAATGGAAAATAG
- a CDS encoding KpsF/GutQ family sugar-phosphate isomerase: MTNSDKILAYAKETLAIELAEAHNLFNSLNADFVKSCELILGCKGKVIVSGMGKSGHIGKKIAASLASTGTPAFFVHPAEALHGDLGMITSQDIFVFISNSGRAIELQTIIPVLKELNIPIIAITNGMDSFLAAQADSVLHLAVTREACPMGLAPTSSAVNTLLLGDALAMALMRIRNFNEENFARSHPGGSLGASLLNKVANLMRTGERIPQVNHNATILDAMAELTRTGMGLVIACNEHQQVEGIFTDGDLRRALLKGKQLQDKLDPLLTRPGYKLAEHLNVATAVEKLYERQISAAPVVNSDGILVGAINLYDLRQ, encoded by the coding sequence ATGACTAATTCAGATAAAATTCTTGCCTATGCTAAGGAAACTTTAGCAATAGAGCTTGCGGAAGCACATAACTTATTTAATAGCCTCAATGCTGATTTTGTTAAAAGCTGTGAATTAATTTTGGGCTGCAAAGGCAAGGTCATTGTTTCTGGCATGGGAAAATCAGGGCATATTGGCAAAAAGATAGCAGCCTCTTTAGCAAGTACTGGCACTCCTGCATTTTTTGTACACCCCGCCGAAGCATTACACGGTGATTTAGGGATGATAACGAGCCAAGATATATTTGTTTTTATCTCTAACTCTGGTCGCGCTATTGAATTGCAAACAATCATTCCTGTCTTAAAAGAGTTAAATATTCCTATCATTGCTATCACAAATGGAATGGACTCTTTTCTTGCAGCACAAGCAGATAGCGTTTTACATTTGGCTGTAACCCGTGAAGCCTGCCCTATGGGATTAGCCCCAACCTCAAGTGCCGTAAATACATTATTGCTTGGTGATGCATTAGCAATGGCATTAATGCGTATACGGAATTTCAATGAAGAGAATTTTGCACGATCTCACCCAGGTGGCAGTTTAGGTGCAAGTTTATTAAATAAAGTCGCCAATCTGATGCGTACAGGCGAGAGAATTCCTCAAGTTAATCATAATGCAACCATTTTAGATGCAATGGCAGAATTAACACGTACAGGAATGGGGTTAGTGATTGCATGCAATGAACACCAACAAGTTGAAGGTATTTTCACAGATGGTGATTTGCGTCGGGCTTTACTAAAAGGCAAGCAGCTACAGGATAAACTTGATCCTTTACTCACTCGCCCTGGCTATAAGCTGGCAGAGCATCTGAATGTTGCCACTGCTGTAGAAAAATTGTATGAGCGACAAATCAGTGCCGCGCCTGTTGTGAATAGTGATGGCATATTAGTTGGCGCTATCAATTTATACGACTTGCGCCAGTAA
- a CDS encoding Hcp family type VI secretion system effector has product MPTPCYISIEGKTQGHITANAFTPESVGNIYVQGHEDQMLVQEFSHVVTVPTDPQSGQPSGQRAHKPFRFTVALNKAVPLMYNALASGEMLPKVELKWYRTSIEGKQEHFFTTTLTDATIVNIDCQMPHCQDPAKSDYTQLIEVSLAYRKIDWEHTSAGTSGADDWRAPLEA; this is encoded by the coding sequence TGTTATATCTCTATCGAAGGAAAAACCCAAGGTCACATCACTGCGAATGCCTTTACCCCAGAATCTGTGGGTAACATTTATGTGCAAGGTCATGAAGACCAAATGTTAGTCCAAGAATTTTCTCACGTGGTTACCGTGCCAACAGACCCGCAATCTGGTCAACCTTCAGGTCAACGTGCGCACAAACCATTCCGTTTCACCGTTGCCCTGAACAAAGCGGTTCCACTGATGTATAACGCATTGGCCTCGGGTGAAATGTTGCCAAAAGTAGAACTGAAATGGTATCGCACCTCGATTGAAGGAAAACAAGAGCATTTCTTCACTACCACGCTGACGGATGCCACTATTGTCAACATCGACTGCCAGATGCCACACTGCCAAGACCCAGCAAAATCAGATTACACGCAGCTGATTGAAGTGTCACTGGCGTACCGTAAAATTGATTGGGAGCACACCAGCGCAGGCACATCCGGTGCAGACGACTGGCGCGCACCGCTCGAAGCTTAA
- a CDS encoding type VI secretion system Vgr family protein, whose product MASNFGSYSDVAEAAQSALLSALGLNPNPSGLVFTCEIGILPPGTLQVTDFSLTEGLSSLFKLTINAVSLLPTMDFQLLLGQASSLTVKRNGQIIRTVNGILAGAVQGNTDGVKTWYQFDIRPEMWIMTLNQDSRIFQDQNVPTILQTLLNEAHVKSESLFYREDLHPVRDYTTQKRESAFDFWCRIAFEEGINFWFEEDKMFYSDEHLGMTAGINLTYNPQADTDITDSTATAWQYGEYLCVDETIQKDNNYIRPSYPLSHQEKLDEGGQHSIFESYGRFQLDAEGEPLTKVRFEQLRSGSRVGQANTNCFALRPGKIVTLTRHPNPLMNDSWQVISVTHHGVQPLADNGGGEGTQLSNSVSFIPGREEWRPPYRYKPTADGDELATVVGPEGEEIYVNEYGAVKVHFHWDRYGKPNHGASCWVRVAMGWSGNGYGFSAVPRIGTIVQVSYLNGDLDRPIITGCTYDGRNAPPIKFPENKTRTTFRTKTHKGDGFNELRFEDEEGKQEVFIHAQKDMNTKVLNDRHTHVLHNHNEVVDNDQAMLVKGKRTETINKDNTETVGQDKSITVGNTLSINVGDVIELRCGASVLRMDSGGNITINGQKFTFEASGHVQITGKDVDIN is encoded by the coding sequence ATGGCGTCAAATTTTGGATCATACTCAGATGTTGCCGAAGCGGCTCAATCCGCCTTACTTAGTGCATTGGGACTTAACCCCAACCCCAGTGGCTTAGTCTTTACTTGTGAAATTGGCATACTGCCGCCAGGGACATTACAAGTCACAGATTTTAGTTTAACCGAAGGGCTTTCCTCACTTTTTAAACTGACTATTAATGCGGTCAGCTTACTGCCAACGATGGACTTTCAGTTGCTATTAGGTCAAGCCTCCTCACTGACGGTAAAACGGAATGGGCAAATAATTCGAACTGTAAATGGGATTTTAGCAGGCGCCGTTCAAGGCAATACGGATGGTGTAAAAACATGGTATCAGTTTGATATTCGTCCCGAAATGTGGATTATGACACTGAATCAAGACAGCCGCATTTTCCAAGACCAAAATGTGCCCACAATTTTGCAGACTTTATTGAATGAAGCGCATGTCAAATCGGAGAGCCTTTTCTACCGAGAAGATTTACATCCTGTTCGTGATTACACCACTCAGAAACGAGAGTCAGCCTTTGATTTTTGGTGTCGCATTGCATTTGAAGAAGGGATTAACTTTTGGTTTGAAGAAGACAAAATGTTCTATAGCGATGAACACTTAGGAATGACAGCGGGCATTAATCTGACCTATAACCCACAAGCTGACACGGATATTACTGACAGTACCGCGACAGCGTGGCAATACGGTGAGTATTTATGTGTCGATGAAACTATTCAAAAAGATAACAATTACATTCGTCCATCTTATCCATTGTCACATCAAGAAAAATTAGACGAAGGCGGCCAACACAGTATTTTTGAAAGTTATGGACGTTTTCAGTTAGATGCCGAAGGTGAGCCACTCACTAAAGTCCGTTTTGAACAACTGCGCAGTGGAAGCCGTGTAGGGCAAGCCAACACAAATTGTTTTGCACTACGTCCCGGAAAAATAGTTACTTTAACTCGCCATCCCAATCCCTTGATGAATGATAGCTGGCAAGTTATTTCCGTCACGCATCATGGCGTACAGCCGCTTGCTGATAATGGTGGCGGGGAAGGAACTCAACTGAGTAATTCGGTGTCATTTATTCCGGGTCGTGAAGAATGGCGACCACCTTATCGCTATAAACCAACGGCCGATGGTGATGAATTAGCCACCGTTGTGGGGCCTGAAGGCGAAGAGATTTATGTCAATGAATATGGTGCGGTCAAAGTGCATTTTCATTGGGATCGCTATGGTAAGCCAAACCATGGTGCCTCTTGTTGGGTGCGTGTAGCGATGGGCTGGAGCGGTAATGGATATGGTTTTTCTGCTGTACCAAGGATCGGCACGATTGTTCAAGTCAGTTACCTGAATGGTGACTTAGATCGCCCGATTATTACAGGTTGTACCTATGACGGGCGCAACGCTCCGCCTATCAAGTTTCCTGAAAATAAAACCCGCACCACATTTCGAACAAAAACCCACAAAGGTGATGGGTTTAACGAACTGCGTTTTGAAGATGAAGAGGGTAAACAGGAAGTGTTTATTCATGCCCAAAAGGACATGAATACCAAAGTTCTTAATGATCGTCATACCCATGTATTACATAACCACAACGAAGTAGTGGATAACGACCAAGCCATGTTGGTGAAAGGCAAGCGAACTGAAACGATAAATAAAGATAACACAGAAACAGTTGGTCAAGATAAGAGCATTACTGTGGGAAACACTCTTTCAATTAATGTAGGTGATGTGATTGAACTCCGTTGTGGTGCAAGTGTTCTGCGTATGGATAGTGGCGGTAATATCACGATTAATGGTCAAAAGTTCACTTTTGAAGCCTCAGGCCATGTCCAAATCACTGGGAAAGATGTGGATATAAATTAA
- a CDS encoding Imm50 family immunity protein codes for MFNDEFSIEHIEINTCLFYAHSSLRLGFYSKNIPSVFPAKWKKNEFNALSVTLELGDIIHFECKGTSLGFECTPTIKYIDNKVHVNISHDNFYLNCIAQFLTIRDINPYLDEKWD; via the coding sequence ATGTTTAATGATGAGTTTTCTATTGAACATATTGAAATTAATACTTGTTTGTTTTATGCGCATTCTTCTCTGCGGCTTGGTTTTTATAGTAAAAATATTCCATCCGTATTCCCGGCTAAGTGGAAAAAAAATGAATTTAATGCATTGAGTGTTACGTTAGAACTTGGTGACATTATTCATTTTGAATGTAAAGGAACTAGCCTTGGCTTCGAATGTACACCAACTATCAAATACATAGATAACAAGGTTCATGTGAATATTTCCCATGATAATTTTTATTTAAACTGTATTGCTCAGTTTTTGACAATTAGAGATATAAATCCTTATCTAGATGAAAAGTGGGATTAA
- a CDS encoding DUF2169 family type VI secretion system accessory protein, which yields MEFRNLTPFSVMNYKMLDVDDIEHHVVVMKVGYSLVPTENSYDYIPHLLTDLTLEFSDQFVSKPNTSSVLAESDLAPFKPRCDVILNGMAYAPDNIPAESIIASLLIVNQNKNILLEKSIRCFGELQFVLNEALNQWQLSVPKPIRQLPIDYRYAFGGECKIYEGQKLEYSIPDEVLLTEALRQDHPEKELAPIAHATYEYNPLGQGFMTSWYQKSKGITVLPAPQIESLTHPVTAKWATEQLNNEQLQPISAGFGAIGRAWLPRRLLAGTYDEKWLNQRHPYLPYDFDFGYWNCAPADQQIDYPSADFSLTLKNLTPKGELRTTLPGHRPFVLLRMENGLFAPLHLNLDTLMIDSEKLQLSLTYRLIFKASLPIRVCETRFEIDPDAPLVRFSESTKELSHG from the coding sequence ATGGAGTTTCGAAATCTTACACCATTTTCAGTGATGAACTATAAGATGCTTGATGTCGATGATATCGAGCATCATGTTGTTGTGATGAAAGTTGGGTATAGCCTTGTTCCCACAGAAAATAGTTATGACTATATACCTCATTTATTGACTGATTTAACGCTTGAGTTTTCAGACCAATTTGTCAGCAAACCTAACACATCCTCAGTTCTTGCAGAAAGTGACTTGGCGCCGTTTAAACCACGCTGTGATGTTATTTTAAATGGTATGGCTTATGCGCCGGATAATATTCCCGCTGAGTCAATCATTGCTTCTTTACTTATCGTCAATCAAAATAAAAATATTTTACTCGAAAAATCAATACGATGTTTTGGTGAACTCCAATTTGTCCTAAATGAAGCATTAAATCAATGGCAATTGAGTGTTCCTAAACCAATTCGTCAGTTACCAATTGATTATCGTTATGCATTTGGGGGGGAATGTAAAATTTATGAGGGACAAAAATTAGAATACTCTATTCCTGATGAGGTTTTATTGACAGAAGCGTTACGCCAAGATCATCCAGAAAAAGAATTAGCGCCGATCGCTCATGCGACCTATGAATACAATCCGTTAGGACAAGGATTTATGACATCATGGTATCAAAAGTCAAAAGGAATCACTGTATTACCCGCTCCACAAATTGAATCTTTAACGCATCCCGTTACTGCTAAATGGGCCACTGAACAGTTAAATAATGAACAATTACAACCTATTTCAGCAGGATTTGGTGCTATTGGTCGGGCATGGTTACCGAGACGTTTATTGGCCGGAACCTATGATGAAAAATGGCTAAATCAGCGTCATCCTTATCTTCCTTATGATTTTGATTTTGGCTATTGGAACTGTGCTCCCGCAGATCAGCAAATTGATTATCCCTCCGCAGATTTTTCGCTCACACTCAAAAATTTAACGCCAAAAGGTGAACTCAGAACGACATTACCGGGACATCGTCCTTTTGTCTTATTACGGATGGAAAATGGCCTTTTTGCTCCTCTTCATCTTAATTTAGATACCTTAATGATTGATTCAGAAAAATTACAATTATCATTGACTTATCGTTTAATATTTAAAGCCTCTCTCCCAATACGAGTGTGTGAAACTCGATTTGAAATAGATCCGGATGCACCTTTAGTCCGTTTTTCTGAATCGACTAAGGAATTGAGCCATGGCTGA
- the srlR gene encoding glucitol operon DNA-binding transcriptional repressor SrlR, whose protein sequence is MKPKQRQNAIVAFLQKNGKTTVGDLVDYFETTGTTIRKDLTELEKRNEVIRTYGGVMLSHEEGDQPLDRKTHINTEKKRLIAQAAAKFIHDGDSLILDTGSTVLQLVNFLKQFNNITVMTNSLHIVNALSELDGDQTILMPGGTLRKKSSSFHGSLAESAFRFFNFDKLFIGADGIDLNIGVTTFNEVHSVSKAMCDAAEKIILMADSSKFGRKSPNIVCTLDKIDTIITDPELPDEYLQALQKKGINVILAGKSDD, encoded by the coding sequence ATGAAACCAAAGCAAAGACAAAATGCTATTGTGGCATTTCTACAAAAAAATGGAAAAACGACGGTTGGTGACCTCGTTGACTATTTTGAAACGACAGGAACGACAATTCGTAAAGATCTCACTGAACTTGAAAAACGTAATGAAGTCATCAGGACTTATGGCGGCGTAATGCTTAGCCATGAAGAAGGAGATCAACCTTTAGACCGCAAAACGCACATTAATACAGAGAAAAAACGTTTAATTGCGCAGGCCGCAGCAAAATTCATTCATGACGGTGATTCCCTGATCCTTGATACAGGCAGTACCGTCTTACAATTAGTCAATTTTTTAAAACAGTTTAACAATATTACTGTGATGACTAACAGTCTGCATATTGTAAATGCCCTATCCGAGCTTGATGGTGACCAAACTATTTTAATGCCGGGCGGAACATTACGGAAAAAATCCTCTTCATTTCATGGCAGCCTTGCAGAATCCGCTTTCCGCTTCTTTAATTTCGACAAATTATTTATTGGTGCCGATGGTATTGATTTAAATATTGGTGTAACGACTTTTAATGAAGTTCACTCTGTCAGTAAAGCAATGTGTGACGCCGCTGAAAAAATTATCTTAATGGCTGATTCATCAAAATTTGGTCGCAAAAGTCCTAACATTGTTTGTACTCTCGATAAAATCGACACCATTATTACCGATCCAGAACTGCCAGATGAATACCTCCAAGCATTACAAAAAAAAGGCATCAATGTCATTTTAGCGGGGAAGAGTGATGACTAA
- a CDS encoding GAD-like domain-containing protein gives MRDEAFELFIEKFGEATIPRYVSEAEIEKWRGKLPELLLTYWHNEGWSSYYNGLFTIVDPDDYEDIVDEWLENTYLEEIDSFHAIAINGFGNIYLCGEKTGHCIDISSIYNTIFVQKKTINNINTEKFKNNTIESLFVLSEIDDYNKKGLFEKAVKKFGPLGDNEIFGFEPAIILGGELDIKYIQKVDARIHLSILAQLAEPEINEINV, from the coding sequence ATGCGCGATGAAGCTTTTGAATTATTTATTGAAAAATTTGGAGAAGCCACAATTCCACGTTATGTTTCTGAGGCGGAAATTGAAAAGTGGCGAGGTAAGTTACCTGAATTACTTTTGACCTATTGGCACAATGAAGGGTGGAGTAGTTATTATAATGGATTATTTACTATTGTGGACCCTGATGATTATGAGGATATCGTAGATGAATGGCTGGAAAATACTTATTTAGAGGAAATTGATAGTTTCCATGCGATTGCTATTAATGGATTTGGGAATATCTACTTATGTGGTGAAAAAACTGGTCATTGCATAGATATAAGTTCAATTTACAATACAATTTTTGTCCAGAAAAAAACGATTAATAATATTAATACGGAAAAATTTAAAAATAATACAATAGAGTCACTATTTGTTTTATCTGAGATTGACGACTATAACAAAAAAGGTCTTTTTGAAAAGGCAGTCAAAAAATTTGGGCCTCTCGGTGATAATGAAATATTTGGTTTTGAGCCTGCGATTATTTTAGGTGGCGAGCTGGATATTAAATATATTCAAAAAGTCGATGCACGTATTCATTTATCAATTTTAGCCCAACTAGCTGAACCAGAAATTAATGAAATTAATGTGTAG